From a single Microbacterium terrisoli genomic region:
- a CDS encoding MinD/ParA family ATP-binding protein has product MNENPAGRGHDVERVQTHRPEVSLTSKRLDQFDSGKETSDLLTADRLLERGKIAGGEPEGTWQHFVYSLSGGRINLGDGKRARERKELTTRIAAPLSGGARFVPVLSRKGGVGKTTITTLLGMALADARDDRVIAIDANPDRGTLAERIARPSGKTVRDLARMQGAVAGYNDISSIVARDQTRLDVLASDADPRVSEAFSDVDYQDVAGLAAHYYSIVLTDTGTGIVHSVMGATLNSADQLVVVSGLSIDEARLASETLTWLETNGFAGLVRSAVVVLNNSRPGTPLVREDELEAHFTTRVRTVVRMPYDPLIGTGSAITFHDLQPATRQAARRLAVAVVEGLRENATAAA; this is encoded by the coding sequence GTGAATGAAAATCCCGCCGGGCGTGGCCACGACGTGGAGCGCGTGCAGACTCACCGTCCCGAGGTCAGCCTGACATCGAAGCGGCTTGATCAGTTCGACTCCGGCAAAGAGACCTCTGACCTGCTCACCGCCGACCGCCTGCTCGAACGCGGCAAGATCGCCGGTGGCGAGCCCGAAGGCACCTGGCAGCACTTCGTGTATTCGCTCTCGGGCGGGCGCATAAACCTGGGCGACGGCAAGCGTGCACGCGAACGCAAAGAGCTCACCACCCGGATCGCGGCGCCTCTGAGCGGCGGAGCGCGGTTCGTGCCGGTGCTCTCGCGCAAGGGCGGCGTCGGCAAGACGACGATCACGACCCTGCTCGGCATGGCCTTGGCCGATGCGCGTGATGACCGCGTGATCGCGATCGACGCGAACCCCGACCGGGGCACTCTCGCCGAACGGATCGCGCGCCCGAGCGGCAAGACGGTGCGCGACCTCGCGCGCATGCAGGGGGCCGTCGCCGGCTACAACGACATCTCGTCGATCGTCGCGCGCGATCAGACGCGCTTGGACGTCCTGGCATCCGATGCCGACCCGCGTGTCTCCGAGGCGTTCAGCGACGTCGATTATCAGGATGTCGCGGGCCTGGCCGCTCACTACTACTCGATCGTGCTCACCGACACCGGCACCGGCATCGTGCACTCGGTCATGGGCGCGACGCTGAACAGCGCCGACCAGCTCGTGGTCGTGTCGGGACTGAGCATCGACGAGGCACGGCTGGCGTCCGAGACCCTGACCTGGTTGGAGACCAACGGCTTCGCCGGGCTGGTGCGCAGTGCCGTCGTGGTGCTGAACAACTCCCGCCCGGGCACCCCGCTCGTGCGCGAAGACGAGCTCGAAGCGCACTTCACCACACGCGTACGCACGGTGGTGCGCATGCCGTATGACCCGCTGATCGGCACGGGCAGCGCCATCACGTTCCACGACCTGCAGCCTGCCACGCGTCAGGCGGCCCGGCGGCTCGCCGTCGCGGTCGTCGAGGGCCTGCGCGAGAACGCGACGGCAGCGGCCTGA